DNA from Brassica napus cultivar Da-Ae chromosome C4, Da-Ae, whole genome shotgun sequence:
TAATCAACTTAGGCGATTTCTATCGCAAGATAACATTCAATTAGTTCATCaattcaatcaatcaaattcAAGTATGAGAttaatcaatcctagcaatcggtTCTATGTGAtgataatcagattcaaaacattcaatcacataaacaatcaaatcaaatttcgaTTAGGGTTTGCATGGTATGCATGCGGCTAGGCTTTAgggaattagggtttcgattttaatcAAGCAATAAGATTCAATTTAGGTTATTAGGGATTAGATCTATTGTCTTAGGGTTTGGTTCTAAGGTTTTAGTTTTACCTAAACCTCAAgtagggttgaatggaccaccgaATAGAGAGGAACGCGAGTTGATCGTTGTTGTCGGGTCGTGAACGTACTGGCTATCGAACGGTATCGGGTCGTGTCGAGCAGGCTGAGATCGTGTCTCGCGAACAGGCTGAAATCGCGAGCTGAGGAACGGACTGAGGTCGCGTGCTgagatcgggaacgccttgagtATGGGGTTTTAGGTTCTCGAtcagattagggttcgtcgtcgggtttagggtttatcaccgggatgagattagggttttagggtttggactttagcttagggtttagagcgtaatcgtgctgataacgtgttgtaaaacaAGAGAATAGAATCTGTATgtttatgtattattcataaacataaggggccctttatatatagggagttacaccgtcatagaataatgaaaagattagaaaaggaaatacaaatatggaaagagtacaaatcataatctaagaAGTAAAATGACAaggtggccgactctctctcctctagactcacggccgactctctctctctagtaacagaccggttatggaccggaccggttatggacatccataatatgatttataacagttTTAGCATATTCAAAACTGTCATTTAATTCATTTAGTAATTTAATTAGTAAGTCATTCTACTATTTATCTAACATACTACTCCAGTCTAAGACATTTATATAACAAAACTCTCCCAacaatgtaaataaataaataatatatatataggatgCCTACTTGAATTAGACCATATCACCCAGACACCCACTTATTGTTTATTTGGCTCATAACGAAACCATTCAAAAATGAGTGAAGCAAGCGGTCATGTGCTGGTGTTTCCTTATCCATTTCAAGGGCACATCAACCCAATGATCCAACTCTCTAAACGGTTATCAAAAAAGGGACTCACCGTAACACTCATCATCGCCTCCAACAATCAACGTGAACCTTACACTTCCGACGTCTATTCCATCATCGTCCACACAATCCACGACGGTTTCCTGTCACACGAACACCCTCAAACCAAGTTCAACGAACCTCAACGTTTCATTAACTCTACTACTCGCAGCCTCACAGATTTCATCTCTAGGTATAAGTTTTTGAGCGAATTTTCCAGCTTGACATGTAAAGTTTGTTTTAAGACCAAAAAAAACTGGAAAGCTAAAAAAGTtcaaagaataagaaaaaaaaatgatctaaAAGCCATAAGTACATAGTGTTTATTTACTAAGCTCAAGAATTAGCAAAAGTTTTTATGAATATGatgtgaaaatattatttagcaCCAAGTGTCATgctcatttatatatttatttatacagGGAGAAGTTAAAGAGCAATCCTCCAAAAGCTCTGATCTATGATCCCTTCATGCCCTTTGCACTGGACGTAGCCAAGGAGTTGGATCTATACGTAGTAGCCTACTCCACTCAACCATGGCTGGCTAGTCTTGTTTACTACCACATCAACGAAGGCACCTACGACGTCCCCGATGATAGACACGAGAACCCGACGCTTGCATCGTTTCCGGCCTTCCCATTGTTAAGCCAAAATGATCTTCCTTCTTTCGCACGCGAGAAGGGGTCTTACCCTCTATTATTCGAACTTGTGGTTAACCAGTTCTCTAACTTATGGCGAGCTGATTTGATTCTCTGCAACACTTTTGATCAACTTGAACCCAAGGTGAACATCTAAGTGTTTTGGTTTCATGTTTTCGAGTTTTGAGCAGCCTGAGATTCGTGGGAGAAACAATTACTACATGATCAATACTGCAATTCAAAGTGTTTTAAATCTCTGTGCACTGCCAACATTCGTTGGGCCGGACAAAGATAGACAACTCGTTACGAAAATTGATATCTAGAGGGTGGTTTTTCTAAAGGAAAAGTTGAATTTTGAGACTACTAACATACGAATTTAAGaaattgtaaattaataatttaaacaatatacaAATCCTAAATAGGTATTGGCCTTCAATTAGTTTTGCtctcttaagttttttttttgttttcttcttaagTTAATTTGCTTTTGTTCCCAAATGATATTATACATATTAACCACCAATAAATACTTTGAGGTCCTGAGTCAATGTTTCATTTCAGTATACTCAGGACCTGCTCTGATTTTTTGGAAGGGTAGTTTCCTTGATACTATTTGTGGAACGTTTTTCTAGGTAGTGAAATGGATGAGTGATCAGTGGCTGGTGAAGAACATTGGACCTATGGTTCCCTCCAAGTTCTTGGATAACCGGTTGCCGGAAGACAAAGACTACGACCTTGGAGACTTCAAGACTGAGCCGGATGAGTCTGTTTTGAGGTGGCTAGCGAGTAAACCAGCCAAGTCGGTGGTTTACGTAGCGTTTGGGACACTGGCGGCTTTGAGTGAGAAGCAGATGAAGGAAACCGCAATGGCGATTAGACAAACCGGATACAACTTCTTGTGGTCTGTCCGAGATTCGGAGAGAAGCAAGTTACCGTCTGGTTTTGTGGAAGAAGCTTTGGAGAAAGACTATGGATTGGTGGCTAAGTGGGTTCCTCAGCTAGAGGTTTTATCACATGACTCAACTGGATGTTTCGTGACGCACTGTGGATGGAACTCGACTTTGGAGGCGTTGTGCTTAGGGGTTCCTTTGGTGGGGATGCCTCAGTGGACGGATCAGCCAACGAACGCTAAGTTCATAGAAGATGTGTGGAAGATTGGGGTTAGAGTGAAGGCTCATGAAGAAGGGTTTGTGAGTAAGGAAGAGATTGCGAGATGCATTGTTGAGGTTATGGATGGAGAGAAAGGGAAAGAGATGAGGAAGAATGTGGAGAAGTTAAAGGTGTTGGCTCGTGAGGCTATCTCTGAAGGAGGTACTTCCGACAAGAACATTGATGAGTTTGTTGCTCTTTGGACTTGAGAATCAGACTCTTGGTATATGAATTATGTGTAGTTAAAAGAAGACCTTCGACTTTGAGACAACAAGAATGAAGAGCTTTGGTGCTACTTACATGAATATGATACATTATAATTTTCGTAAATGCTCAGTTCTGTGCATTAGAGAAGTCTATATATAGCTCAATGAAGTACTTTCCAACGTAATACATTTTCTTACACAACAAGACATGGACATTTGGGAGAGGGCGCGCCGTTTCTTTTTGTATTCTTTGTACCGTTTCTATTGCACTCGAATTGCTGagttctttttgtttcttagtTAAACCTCTCGCGCTTCTCTCTACTATTTCCTGAGAAATCATCCATTTGGTTTTTAGAAATAAACTCAAGGAATATGTGAGAGCTTGGCTCTTgaattgtaaaatataaatgataaagAGTTGTCAAGAGAAAGAACGTTTTTACCAAGGAAACTTGAATGTATCTTTCCACCACCCTTGTTTTGAGCAGTGTACAAAGATCCTATCCAATCGAACTATGATCTCAGAAAATGTCGGCCTAACAACAGCTTCCGCATCCCAGCACTCTTCAATCAATctgtttattataaaaattgaaacaaTACGTTGAAAGAGATTGGTTATTAGGATCAAGCCCAATCAAATGATGGCTACTGTACACCAACAAAGTTGATAAAAAA
Protein-coding regions in this window:
- the LOC106380487 gene encoding UDP-glycosyltransferase 74C1 isoform X1 codes for the protein MSEASGHVLVFPYPFQGHINPMIQLSKRLSKKGLTVTLIIASNNQREPYTSDVYSIIVHTIHDGFLSHEHPQTKFNEPQRFINSTTRSLTDFISREKLKSNPPKALIYDPFMPFALDVAKELDLYVVAYSTQPWLASLVYYHINEGTYDVPDDRHENPTLASFPAFPLLSQNDLPSFAREKGSYPLLFELVVNQFSNLWRADLILCNTFDQLEPKVVKWMSDQWLVKNIGPMVPSKFLDNRLPEDKDYDLGDFKTEPDESVLRWLASKPAKSVVYVAFGTLAALSEKQMKETAMAIRQTGYNFLWSVRDSERSKLPSGFVEEALEKDYGLVAKWVPQLEVLSHDSTGCFVTHCGWNSTLEALCLGVPLVGMPQWTDQPTNAKFIEDVWKIGVRVKAHEEGFVSKEEIARCIVEVMDGEKGKEMRKNVEKLKVLAREAISEGGTSDKNIDEFVALWT
- the LOC106380487 gene encoding UDP-glycosyltransferase 74C1 isoform X2; the protein is MGEANGHLLFFPYPLQGHINPMMQLSKRLSKLGLTVSLLIASNTHREPYTSDDYSITVHTIHDGFLPHEHPLTKIKDPLRFNVSTTRSLTDFISREKLKSNPPKALIYDPFMPFALDVAKELDLYVVAYSTQPWLASLVYYHINEGTYDVPDDRHENPTLASFPAFPLLSQNDLPSFAREKGSYPLLFELVVNQFSNLWRADLILCNTFDQLEPKVVKWMSDQWLVKNIGPMVPSKFLDNRLPEDKDYDLGDFKTEPDESVLRWLASKPAKSVVYVAFGTLAALSEKQMKETAMAIRQTGYNFLWSVRDSERSKLPSGFVEEALEKDYGLVAKWVPQLEVLSHDSTGCFVTHCGWNSTLEALCLGVPLVGMPQWTDQPTNAKFIEDVWKIGVRVKAHEEGFVSKEEIARCIVEVMDGEKGKEMRKNVEKLKVLAREAISEGGTSDKNIDEFVALWT